A region of Saimiri boliviensis isolate mSaiBol1 chromosome 8, mSaiBol1.pri, whole genome shotgun sequence DNA encodes the following proteins:
- the TMEM158 gene encoding transmembrane protein 158: MLPLLAALLAAACPLPPARGGAADAPGLLGVPPNASVNASSAGEPIAPRLLASAAPGPPERPGPEEAAAAAPCNISVQRQMLSSLLVRWGRPRGFQCDLLLFSTNAHGRAFFAAAFHRVGPPLLIEHLGLAAGGAQQDLRLCVGCGWVRGRRPGRLRPAAAPSPAATAGTPTALPAYPAAEPPGPLWLQGEPLHFCCLDFSLEELQGEPGWRLNRKPIESTLVACFMTLVIVVWSVAALIWPVPIIAGFLPNGMEQRRTTASATAATPAAVPAGTTAAAAAAAAAAAAAAVTSGVATK; this comes from the coding sequence ATGCTGCCCCTGCTCGCCGCGCTGCTGGCCGCCGCCTGCCCGCTGCCGCCCGCCCGCGGCGGGGCCGCGGACGCGCCCGGCCTCCTCGGGGTGCCACCCAACGCTTCAGTCAACGCgtcctccgcgggcgagcccatCGCCCCGCGGCTGCTGGCCTCGGCGGCCCCCGGACCCCCCGAGCGCCCGGGCccggaggaggcggcggcggcggcgccgtGCAACATCAGCGTGCAGCGGCAGATGCTGAGCTCGCTGCTCGTGCGCTGGGGCCGCCCGCGGGGCTTCCAGTGCGACCTGCTGCTCTTTTCCACCAACGCGCACGGCCGCGCCTTCTTCGCCGCCGCCTTCCACCGCGTCGGGCCGCCGCTACTCATCGAGCACCTGGGGCTGGCGGCGGGCGGCGCGCAGCAGGACCTGCGCCTCTGCGTGGGCTGCGGCTGGGTGCGCGGCCGCCGCCCCGGCCGCCTCCGGCCCGCCGCCGCCCCCAGCCCCGCCGCCACCGCCGGGACGCCCACCGCGCTGCCCGCCTACCCCGCGGCCGAGCCGCCCGGGCCTCTGTGGCTGCAGGGCGAGCCGCTGCATTTCTGCTGCCTAGACTTCAGCCTGGAGGAGCTGCAGGGCGAGCCGGGCTGGCGGCTGAACCGTAAGCCCATCGAGTCCACGCTGGTGGCCTGCTTCATGACCCTGGTCATCGTGGTGTGGAGCGTGGCCGCCCTCATCTGGCCGGTGCCCATCATCGCCGGCTTCCTGCCCAACGGCATGGAGCAGCGCCGGACCACCGCCAGCGCCACCGCAGCCACCCCCGCCGCCGTGCCCGCGGGAACcaccgccgctgccgccgccgctgccgccgccgccgccgccgcggccgtCACCTCGGGGGTGGCCACCAAGTGA